A region from the Oculatellaceae cyanobacterium genome encodes:
- a CDS encoding PAP/fibrillin family protein: protein MKKAKLLEAIAGKNRGLLATEVDKQAILIAVSQLEERNPTPKPFEALDLLEGNWRLLYTSSDELLRIDNFPLLKLGQIYQCIRAKDSRVYNIAEVYGLPYLEGLVSVAASFEVLSKIRVQVKFERSIIGLQRLVGYESPNEFIRQIENGKKFPAFDFNINSNDQQGWLDITYLDQDLRIGRGNKGSVFVLTKV from the coding sequence ATGAAGAAAGCAAAATTGTTAGAAGCGATCGCAGGTAAAAATCGTGGTTTACTAGCAACTGAGGTAGATAAACAAGCGATTCTCATCGCTGTTAGCCAATTGGAAGAGCGTAACCCTACTCCTAAACCCTTTGAGGCACTTGACTTACTAGAAGGAAATTGGCGGCTACTATACACTAGCAGCGATGAGCTATTAAGAATAGACAACTTTCCCTTGTTGAAACTCGGTCAAATCTACCAATGTATTAGAGCAAAAGACTCAAGAGTTTACAACATAGCTGAGGTTTATGGTCTACCTTACTTAGAAGGCTTAGTTAGTGTTGCTGCTTCGTTTGAGGTGTTATCTAAAATTCGTGTTCAGGTAAAATTTGAACGCTCAATAATTGGTCTGCAACGTTTAGTTGGCTATGAATCGCCGAATGAATTTATTAGACAAATTGAAAACGGCAAAAAGTTTCCAGCCTTTGATTTTAATATCAATAGTAATGATCAACAAGGCTGGCTAGATATTACTTATCTTGATCAAGACTTACGAATTGGGC
- a CDS encoding DUF3134 domain-containing protein, whose amino-acid sequence MYNPSLRQESRFEPAAVIPKPQELPILDWLEANGRLIARQEGEEGYVEEEEGISDLMGVDDNSFDDLDEDDDLGDLE is encoded by the coding sequence ATGTATAACCCTTCCTTACGTCAAGAATCTCGTTTTGAACCTGCTGCGGTTATTCCTAAACCACAAGAACTTCCAATTTTAGATTGGCTAGAAGCCAATGGTCGTCTAATAGCACGTCAAGAAGGTGAAGAAGGCTATGTAGAGGAAGAAGAGGGGATCTCGGATTTGATGGGTGTCGATGATAATTCATTCGATGACCTAGATGAAGATGATGATCTCGGTGATTTGGAATAG